A portion of the Aphanothece sacrum FPU1 genome contains these proteins:
- a CDS encoding Calx-beta domain-containing protein, giving the protein MNQNLTFNDVMNIILPAKDGNVPNITKPKGHFGSIRSDGSKHRGIDFNYQNVGQNGINLEHPTVYSPVAGTVKSTNDKSGFVSITDENNIEHEILHLHTINVKEGKKINSGDPIGTMGKTGADDHHVHYQIKDRRRISAGESINPQEWWDNLVYQKTILTKYCFTAETPILMSDGTYKPIAKIEIGDQVMAFEGLGELQPCRVIATSIKPNQEVIQLGNIKVTPGHQFLLLDGSFQSISEVDVNGYLVGVTGKLIPHPGVKSVPGKHTVYNITVEGLHTYVAGDYRVHNESLSAYRTVTDEGFLGASLGSQIASYYADDKFASQLIAKSLGETVGGWVGDAIDYELYRPESLSLSALYTRLPASFIGNGISLETSRLAENIIKRFGIEEPLVQQAVSAVVNTTSLYLIQNVVAEVYSPIVAAKLFGAPPKFAIDALGKPTDTIVGADLSLETFGNTLQNAGYNIIASYAATELYDGLIRWNVLSENYSVEGAAIGGTIGATVGGIIGSIGGPIGSAIGAGIGKLIGNILGGIFGDDDPPQAIGYIYPDYQTGLFKVSPLDNKLPQDFYNLAKQMSETAQTALNSLILEIGGELIYAKGGGYGHYKKYHFHLEGERRDPEKTKTAEGALNFGILRQVKTFQIEGGDLYLKRALLTTDATRVEVLGKDLEVAREYGVYKDNPVLYLATIKYLDDNAIQLADKSILDLRQHPDKVPQLPEDKDDQFFDDDFIINNQLVKQNQTIRFADGSLFKPVVHQDGSITLEAQQVANWLETQVRAAQLKLDTPQLSDTFQKQEMFEIKSPFPNTGYGVNANNYNYHSGDFNGDGKTDLIHFVNNDYAHVWLSNGDGTFNIKSPFPNTGYGVNANNYNYHSGDFNGDGKTDLIHFVNNNYIHVWLSNGDGTFNIKSPFPNTGYRLDANNYNFKTGDFNGDGKTDLIHFVNNNYIHVWLSNGDGTFNIKSPFPNTGYRLDANNYNFKTGDFNGDGKTDLIHFVNNNYIHVWLSNGDGTFEIKSPFPNTGYGVSSNNYNYQTGDFNGDGKTDLIHFVNNNYIHVWLSNGDGTFEIKSPFPNTGYGVSSNNYNFKTGDFNGDGKTDLIHFVNNDYTNVWLSNGDGTFEIKSPFPNTGYGVSSNNYNFKTGDFNGDGKTDLIHFVNNDYTNVWLSKDGSEQINDPNYNNTYTYNLGDGNKTILDINNYQGITRDGGIDILQFGQNITPDKLTFKRQDNNLIITLNNQTLTIQNQFTPESQIETFRFTDGSEYSVNLSADNSIKLVPLIGQSEYSPDTTQLPSQYTLSPYKLAVFDLTGDGLRLISASDSLTQFDIDKDGYFEQMGWVAPSDGFLVRDVNQDGYITTLNEFFSLSSQNNVTQLATLDSNHDNIIDAKDPLFYELRIWVDSNLNAQVELGELAALYRFGINSISTLPQTNNDTIAGNQITASASFTRLGFPIRSTAKLHDVQFAYNPNGIVIEQPGDGTTKFNYENKPDIIFADDSNKPLNLTIDPSVTYSVTGGNANDTLSILPKSTKSAVLSGGEGNDTLTGSDGDDILTGGLGIDAINAGKGDDVLTIDSSDILSNIKGGSGTDTLILESKSNIKLNLNQLQVEIVKSNDGNDNLSTTGTTPVVIAGGGGNDTIKGGSGNDLLEGEQGNDKIYGGEGDDFIIGGLGNDSLFGDAGDDSLIDDSGANTLQGGLGNDIYLINAKTTGGSQISDSGGTDLLTIANLNLIPSNLKKEGLSLIIDLNQNKIFNANEDLTILDFFGTTEAGTGFIERINDFSKNVLLKTFGLIKNTPPTANNDTATTIKNQSVTISVLENDSDIDEESIIIKTFDSKSNKGGTISKNNNGTANNPNDDTLIYTPLTGFSGTDTFTYTLSNGTDSKKATVTVEVLNPGAIAFSTANYAINENGTPVTAITLTRTGGSDGAVSVKVTPTNGTAISSADYNNTPITVNFADKETSKTVTIPLNNDTVYEPDETLNLTLSNPTGGVTLGTQKTAVVTIKDNDAKPGVITFSAANYTINENGIPVTAITLTRTGGSDGTVSVKVTPTNGTATSPTDYTNTPITVNFAHKETSKTVTIPLNNDTVYEPDETLNLTLSNPTGGATLGTQKTAVVTIKDNDAKPGVITFSAANYTLNENGTPVTVITLNRTGGSDGAVSVKVTPTDGTALSSTDYTNTPITVNFADKETSKTVTIPINNDTVYEPDETLNLTLSNPTGGVTLGTQKTAIVTITNDDPKVTVIIGGDDDDSLFGKDGNNILYGKGGNDALYGGEGNDTLYGEEGNDTLYGIEGNNTLYGGKGNDTLYGGEGNDTLYGEEGNDTLYGIEGNDTLYGGEGNDKLYGGFYGDKTLDGGKGDDLIYGGNNNDIIYGGEGNDTLSGGLGSDLFVFNSLTDGKARITDFSVADDTIQVSRAGFSETLTIGTLSPTAFIRGTAATTPNHRFIYNSQNGFLLFDSDGTGSQSSIEIATLNTGLGITNADIVVIA; this is encoded by the coding sequence ATGAATCAGAATTTAACGTTTAACGATGTTATGAATATAATTCTTCCCGCTAAAGACGGGAATGTACCCAACATAACTAAACCCAAGGGCCATTTCGGTAGTATTCGTAGTGATGGGTCAAAGCATCGTGGCATTGACTTTAATTATCAAAACGTTGGACAAAATGGAATCAACTTAGAACATCCAACTGTATATTCCCCCGTAGCAGGAACAGTAAAATCTACTAATGACAAATCTGGTTTTGTAAGCATAACGGATGAAAATAATATTGAGCATGAAATTCTACATCTACATACTATAAATGTTAAAGAAGGTAAAAAGATAAATTCAGGTGATCCCATTGGAACGATGGGGAAAACTGGAGCCGATGATCACCACGTTCACTATCAAATAAAAGATCGCCGAAGAATTTCCGCAGGAGAATCAATTAATCCGCAAGAATGGTGGGATAATTTAGTATATCAGAAAACTATTTTAACTAAATACTGCTTCACCGCCGAAACCCCAATCTTAATGTCAGACGGCACTTACAAACCCATCGCTAAAATTGAAATAGGTGATCAAGTCATGGCATTTGAAGGGTTAGGAGAATTGCAACCCTGTAGAGTAATTGCCACTTCAATAAAACCCAATCAAGAAGTCATTCAACTAGGCAATATTAAAGTAACACCAGGACATCAATTTTTATTACTCGATGGCAGTTTTCAGTCAATTAGTGAAGTAGATGTAAACGGGTATTTAGTAGGAGTTACTGGCAAACTCATTCCCCATCCTGGTGTTAAATCTGTCCCTGGAAAGCATACTGTTTACAACATCACTGTTGAAGGATTACATACTTATGTAGCAGGAGATTATCGGGTTCATAACGAGTCATTATCTGCCTATCGAACTGTAACGGATGAGGGTTTTCTTGGTGCTTCTCTGGGTTCACAAATTGCTTCATATTATGCTGATGATAAGTTTGCCAGTCAGCTTATAGCAAAGTCGTTAGGCGAGACAGTTGGCGGTTGGGTAGGAGATGCTATTGACTATGAACTTTATCGTCCCGAATCTCTATCTTTATCTGCATTATATACACGACTGCCTGCAAGTTTTATTGGTAATGGAATTTCCCTCGAAACTTCAAGATTAGCAGAGAATATTATTAAGAGATTTGGTATAGAAGAGCCACTTGTTCAGCAAGCAGTTAGCGCAGTTGTTAATACTACCAGTCTTTATTTAATACAAAATGTTGTTGCTGAGGTTTATAGTCCAATTGTTGCCGCTAAGTTATTTGGTGCGCCACCTAAATTTGCTATTGATGCTCTTGGAAAACCAACTGACACTATTGTTGGTGCTGATTTAAGTCTTGAAACATTTGGAAATACACTTCAAAACGCTGGATACAATATCATAGCATCTTACGCCGCCACTGAACTCTATGATGGATTAATTAGATGGAATGTTTTAAGTGAAAATTACAGCGTTGAAGGTGCTGCAATAGGTGGGACTATTGGCGCAACAGTTGGCGGAATAATTGGATCTATCGGAGGACCTATTGGGTCAGCAATTGGGGCAGGAATTGGTAAACTTATTGGTAATATTCTCGGCGGAATATTCGGGGATGATGATCCTCCACAAGCAATTGGTTACATTTACCCTGACTATCAAACAGGTTTATTTAAAGTTTCTCCTCTTGATAATAAACTCCCTCAAGATTTTTATAATTTAGCCAAACAGATGTCCGAAACAGCACAAACTGCTCTTAATAGTCTTATATTAGAGATTGGAGGAGAGTTAATTTATGCCAAAGGTGGTGGATATGGTCATTATAAAAAATATCATTTTCATTTAGAAGGAGAAAGAAGAGATCCTGAAAAAACAAAAACGGCTGAAGGTGCGCTTAATTTTGGCATATTACGTCAAGTTAAAACTTTCCAAATTGAAGGAGGCGACCTCTATTTAAAACGTGCTTTATTAACTACTGATGCGACAAGGGTTGAAGTGTTAGGAAAAGATTTAGAAGTTGCTAGAGAATATGGTGTTTATAAAGACAATCCAGTGCTTTATCTAGCTACCATTAAATATTTAGATGATAACGCAATTCAATTGGCAGATAAAAGTATTTTAGACTTGCGACAACATCCCGATAAAGTACCACAATTACCTGAAGATAAAGACGATCAGTTTTTTGATGATGATTTTATTATTAATAATCAACTTGTCAAACAAAATCAAACCATTAGATTTGCTGATGGCAGTCTTTTTAAACCTGTCGTTCATCAAGATGGTTCAATCACCTTAGAAGCACAACAAGTCGCTAATTGGCTAGAAACACAAGTAAGAGCCGCACAATTAAAGTTAGATACACCTCAACTTTCGGATACTTTTCAAAAACAAGAAATGTTCGAGATTAAATCTCCTTTCCCCAATACCGGATATGGAGTCAATGCCAATAACTATAACTATCATTCAGGGGATTTCAATGGAGATGGTAAAACCGATTTAATTCATTTTGTTAATAATGATTACGCTCATGTTTGGCTATCTAATGGGGATGGAACTTTCAATATTAAATCTCCTTTCCCCAATACCGGATATGGAGTCAATGCCAATAACTATAACTATCATTCAGGGGATTTCAATGGAGATGGTAAAACCGATTTAATTCATTTTGTTAATAATAATTACATCCATGTTTGGCTATCTAATGGGGATGGAACTTTCAATATTAAATCTCCTTTTCCCAATACTGGATATAGACTCGATGCCAATAACTATAACTTCAAGACTGGAGATTTTAATGGGGATGGGAAAACGGATTTAATTCATTTTGTTAATAATAATTACATCCATGTTTGGCTATCTAATGGGGATGGAACTTTCAATATTAAATCTCCTTTTCCCAATACTGGATATAGACTCGATGCCAATAACTATAACTTCAAGACTGGAGATTTTAATGGGGATGGGAAAACGGATTTAATTCATTTTGTTAATAATAATTACATCCATGTTTGGCTATCTAATGGAGATGGAACCTTCGAGATTAAATCTCCTTTTCCCAATACAGGATATGGAGTCTCTAGCAATAACTACAATTATCAGACCGGAGATTTTAATGGGGATGGAAAAACGGATTTAATTCATTTTGTTAATAATAATTACATCCATGTTTGGCTATCTAATGGAGATGGAACCTTCGAGATTAAATCTCCTTTTCCCAATACAGGATATGGAGTCTCTAGCAATAATTACAACTTCAAGACTGGAGATTTTAATGGAGATGGTAAGACAGATTTAATTCATTTTGTTAATAATGATTACACCAATGTTTGGCTATCTAATGGAGATGGAACCTTCGAGATTAAATCTCCTTTTCCCAATACAGGATATGGAGTCTCTAGCAATAATTACAACTTCAAGACTGGAGATTTTAATGGAGATGGTAAGACAGATTTAATTCATTTTGTTAATAATGATTACACCAATGTTTGGCTATCTAAAGATGGTAGTGAGCAAATAAATGACCCAAATTATAACAATACTTACACCTATAACCTTGGAGACGGAAACAAAACCATCCTCGATATAAACAATTATCAAGGAATAACTCGTGATGGCGGCATTGATATCCTTCAATTCGGACAAAACATTACCCCAGACAAGTTAACCTTCAAGCGCCAAGATAACAACTTAATTATCACCCTTAATAACCAAACCCTGACCATACAAAATCAATTTACTCCTGAAAGTCAAATTGAAACCTTCCGTTTTACTGATGGTAGCGAATACTCTGTCAACCTCTCTGCTGACAATTCCATTAAATTAGTCCCCCTTATTGGACAAAGCGAATACAGTCCCGATACAACTCAATTACCCAGTCAATATACCCTCAGTCCCTATAAATTAGCCGTTTTCGACTTAACTGGAGATGGACTTCGCCTCATCAGTGCAAGCGACTCTCTTACCCAATTTGACATCGACAAAGACGGTTATTTTGAACAAATGGGATGGGTAGCACCTAGCGATGGTTTCCTAGTACGCGATGTTAACCAAGACGGTTATATAACCACCCTTAACGAATTTTTCTCTCTTTCTTCTCAAAATAATGTTACCCAACTTGCCACCCTCGACAGCAATCACGATAACATTATTGATGCCAAAGATCCTCTATTTTATGAACTGCGTATCTGGGTAGATAGCAATCTCAATGCACAGGTCGAACTCGGTGAACTTGCTGCCTTATACCGTTTCGGAATCAATTCCATTTCTACTCTTCCTCAAACAAATAATGACACCATCGCCGGTAATCAAATTACTGCCTCAGCTTCCTTTACCCGTTTAGGTTTTCCCATTCGTTCTACTGCCAAACTCCACGATGTTCAATTTGCCTATAACCCCAATGGTATTGTCATCGAACAACCAGGAGACGGGACTACAAAATTCAACTACGAAAACAAACCCGATATTATCTTTGCAGATGATTCCAATAAACCCTTAAATTTAACCATAGATCCCTCCGTTACCTATTCTGTAACAGGAGGCAACGCCAATGACACCTTAAGTATACTTCCCAAGAGTACAAAAAGTGCTGTCCTCAGTGGTGGCGAGGGGAATGATACCTTAACTGGTTCTGATGGAGATGATATCCTAACTGGAGGCTTGGGAATTGATGCTATCAACGCAGGTAAAGGAGATGATGTTTTAACCATAGACAGCAGCGATATTCTTAGCAACATTAAAGGCGGTTCAGGCACAGATACCCTAATTCTAGAAAGCAAAAGCAATATTAAGCTTAATTTGAACCAACTACAAGTCGAAATCGTCAAGAGTAATGATGGCAATGACAATCTAAGCACTACGGGAACAACTCCTGTTGTAATTGCTGGTGGTGGTGGGAATGACACCATTAAAGGAGGTTCAGGAAATGATTTATTAGAAGGTGAACAAGGCAACGATAAGATTTATGGGGGGGAAGGCGATGATTTTATTATCGGTGGTCTTGGTAATGATTCCTTGTTTGGAGATGCGGGAGACGATAGCTTAATTGATGATAGTGGCGCTAATACCTTACAAGGAGGGTTAGGAAATGACATTTATTTAATAAATGCAAAAACCACTGGTGGAAGCCAAATTTCTGATAGTGGCGGCACAGACTTATTAACCATTGCTAACCTTAACTTAATTCCATCTAACCTGAAAAAAGAGGGTTTATCGCTCATAATTGACCTCAATCAAAATAAGATATTTAACGCCAATGAAGACTTGACAATTCTTGATTTCTTTGGAACAACAGAAGCCGGTACAGGATTTATTGAACGAATTAATGATTTTTCAAAGAACGTTCTTTTGAAAACTTTTGGCTTAATTAAAAATACTCCTCCCACTGCTAACAATGATACAGCAACAACAATCAAAAACCAATCTGTCACTATCTCAGTCCTAGAAAATGATAGTGATATTGATGAAGAAAGCATAATTATCAAAACTTTTGATAGCAAATCTAATAAAGGTGGGACAATTAGCAAAAATAATAACGGCACTGCTAATAATCCCAATGACGATACATTAATATACACTCCCCTAACAGGATTTAGTGGCACAGATACCTTCACTTATACCCTGAGTAATGGAACTGATAGCAAAAAAGCTACAGTAACCGTTGAAGTTTTAAATCCGGGTGCGATCGCTTTTAGTACGGCTAACTATGCCATCAATGAAAACGGTACACCCGTCACTGCTATAACCCTTACCCGTACAGGAGGTAGTGATGGTGCTGTTAGTGTTAAAGTGACTCCTACTAATGGAACAGCCATCTCATCCGCAGACTACAATAATACTCCTATTACTGTCAACTTTGCCGACAAAGAAACCAGTAAAACTGTTACTATCCCCCTCAACAATGACACGGTTTATGAACCCGATGAAACCCTGAATTTAACTCTATCTAACCCAACAGGTGGGGTAACGTTAGGCACACAAAAAACCGCCGTTGTTACCATTAAAGATAATGATGCTAAACCCGGTGTCATTACTTTTAGTGCGGCTAACTATACTATTAATGAAAATGGCATACCGGTCACTGCTATAACCCTTACCCGTACAGGAGGTAGTGATGGTACTGTCAGTGTAAAAGTGACTCCTACTAACGGTACAGCCACTTCCCCAACGGACTACACTAATACTCCTATTACTGTCAACTTCGCTCACAAAGAAACGAGCAAAACGGTTACTATCCCCCTCAACAATGACACGGTTTATGAACCCGATGAAACCCTGAATTTAACTCTATCTAACCCAACAGGTGGGGCAACATTAGGCACACAAAAAACCGCCGTTGTTACCATTAAAGATAATGATGCTAAACCCGGTGTCATTACTTTTAGTGCGGCTAACTATACTCTCAATGAAAACGGTACACCGGTTACAGTTATCACTCTTAACCGTACAGGAGGAAGTGATGGTGCTGTCAGTGTAAAAGTGACTCCAACAGATGGGACAGCACTCTCATCAACGGACTACACTAATACTCCTATTACTGTCAACTTCGCCGACAAAGAAACGAGCAAAACTGTTACTATTCCCATCAATAATGACACGGTTTATGAACCCGACGAAACCCTTAATTTAACTCTATCTAACCCAACGGGAGGGGTAACATTAGGCACACAGAAAACCGCCATCGTCACCATTACAAATGACGATCCCAAAGTCACTGTTATTATTGGGGGAGACGACGATGACTCTCTCTTTGGCAAAGACGGAAATAACATTTTATATGGTAAAGGTGGCAATGATGCTCTTTATGGAGGAGAAGGCAATGATACCCTTTATGGAGAAGAAGGCAATGATACCCTTTATGGAATAGAAGGTAATAATACCCTTTATGGAGGAAAAGGCAATGATACCCTTTATGGAGGAGAAGGCAATGATACCCTTTATGGAGAAGAAGGCAATGATACCCTTTATGGAATAGAAGGCAATGATACCCTTTATGGAGGAGAAGGCAATGATAAGCTTTATGGGGGATTCTATGGTGATAAAACTCTTGACGGTGGAAAAGGCGATGATTTAATCTATGGAGGCAATAATAATGACATAATCTATGGAGGAGAAGGCAATGACACCCTTTCTGGGGGACTTGGTAGCGATCTCTTTGTCTTTAATTCCCTTACTGATGGCAAGGCTCGGATTACGGATTTTTCCGTTGCGGATGACACAATCCAAGTGTCTCGTGCTGGCTTTAGTGAAACTCTAACGATTGGTACACTTTCCCCCACTGCGTTTATCCGAGGGACAGCAGCGACAACTCCTAATCATCGTTTTATCTATAATTCCCAAAATGGTTTTCTTCTGTTTGATTCCGATGGAACAGGTTCACAAAGCTCTATCGAGATCGCTACTTTAAATACGGGGTTAGGCATTACTAATGCTGACATCGTTGTGATTGCCTAG
- a CDS encoding 2Fe-2S iron-sulfur cluster-binding protein → MTVYQVRLINPSLNLDYTLEVPDDQYILDVADEAGIRLPSGCLQGECSVCVAKLIEGEVDQTEQKFLKPSEINQGYTVTCVAYPRSNCVLETHQESSLYKNSLYLKGA, encoded by the coding sequence ATGACAGTTTATCAAGTTCGGTTGATTAATCCAAGCCTCAATCTTGACTATACCTTGGAAGTTCCTGATGATCAGTACATTCTTGATGTGGCAGATGAAGCAGGAATTCGTTTACCATCGGGGTGTCTTCAAGGGGAATGTTCTGTTTGTGTGGCAAAATTGATTGAGGGTGAAGTCGATCAAACTGAACAAAAGTTTCTCAAACCATCAGAAATTAATCAAGGTTATACTGTTACTTGTGTGGCTTATCCCCGTTCTAATTGTGTTTTAGAAACCCATCAAGAATCAAGTCTTTATAAAAATTCTTTATATTTGAAAGGGGCTTAA
- a CDS encoding NB-ARC domain-containing protein: MDCEVAIQHLKERLKLTLNAAQETVFRGAWEGKTYEQISSESLDFPNVKYLSNDIGPNLWHILSERLAEKIGKGNFRAVLESHFSNVDQGITLDTDSQFQESPSGLKIDWGEAPNVSMIRFYEEREQQMTELKTLILQHQLVAQIGLNGIGKTAVAVKLVEQLIDEGKFELIIWRSLSYNPPPNFEKTLRDLLNFLHPNENFKLFENNGQIDVNQNLSLLIDCLRKKRCLLVLDHVEFLMKKGEYAGNYLEGYQQYGELWERVGKERHQSCLLIITQEKPIEVSQLEERGFSVASYILKGLKEDIKKNFEQGGLSNPERWDELIDIFKGHPFALQNVANKIKQIFGGNVVEYLKEHTITRRDIDEMLAQEITFLSLLERRIVFFLSTFSSKQDISFSELKQKLIELNDESNILSGAELQDALESLLQRSLILGEKKYRIDPIVQKYILNKPKNPLKQAKKRENSREVDEKETIQNLKETIKILEDIFQKS, from the coding sequence ATGGATTGTGAAGTCGCTATACAACACCTCAAAGAACGACTAAAACTCACTCTCAATGCGGCACAAGAAACCGTATTTCGCGGAGCTTGGGAAGGAAAAACCTACGAACAAATTTCTTCAGAAAGCCTAGATTTCCCTAATGTTAAGTATTTATCCAATGATATCGGGCCCAATCTCTGGCATATATTAAGTGAAAGGTTAGCAGAAAAGATCGGAAAAGGGAATTTTCGAGCCGTTCTGGAGTCACACTTCTCTAATGTAGATCAGGGTATCACCTTAGACACAGACAGTCAATTTCAGGAATCCCCATCTGGTTTAAAGATAGATTGGGGGGAAGCACCCAACGTCTCAATGATACGTTTTTATGAAGAGCGTGAGCAACAGATGACGGAACTTAAGACGTTGATACTTCAACATCAATTAGTGGCACAAATCGGGTTAAATGGCATTGGAAAAACGGCTGTAGCTGTCAAGTTAGTAGAACAGTTAATCGATGAGGGAAAATTTGAATTAATTATTTGGCGATCGCTCAGTTATAACCCTCCTCCAAACTTTGAAAAAACCTTAAGAGATTTGCTCAACTTCCTCCACCCAAACGAGAACTTCAAACTATTCGAGAATAATGGCCAAATAGATGTCAATCAAAACCTATCTTTATTAATTGACTGTTTGAGAAAAAAACGATGTTTATTGGTGTTAGATCATGTAGAATTTCTCATGAAAAAAGGAGAATATGCAGGAAACTATTTAGAAGGCTACCAACAATACGGAGAATTGTGGGAAAGAGTCGGGAAAGAGCGACATCAGAGTTGTTTATTGATTATCACCCAAGAAAAACCCATAGAAGTTAGTCAGTTAGAAGAAAGAGGGTTTTCTGTTGCGTCTTATATTCTTAAAGGATTAAAAGAAGACATTAAGAAAAACTTTGAACAAGGGGGACTCTCGAACCCTGAACGATGGGATGAACTAATCGATATTTTTAAAGGTCATCCTTTTGCGCTGCAAAATGTTGCCAATAAAATCAAGCAGATTTTTGGAGGAAATGTAGTGGAATATCTAAAAGAACATACAATTACTCGCAGAGATATCGATGAAATGTTAGCTCAAGAAATTACTTTTCTTTCACTCCTAGAAAGGAGAATCGTTTTTTTTCTTAGCACTTTTAGCAGCAAACAAGATATCTCATTCTCTGAACTAAAACAAAAACTCATCGAGTTAAACGATGAGAGTAACATCTTATCAGGTGCAGAGCTTCAGGATGCCCTTGAGTCGCTCTTACAGCGTTCACTCATCTTAGGAGAAAAAAAATATAGAATCGACCCCATCGTGCAGAAATACATCCTCAATAAACCCAAAAATCCTTTAAAACAAGCTAAAAAAAGAGAAAATTCTAGAGAAGTTGATGAGAAAGAGACAATACAAAATTTAAAAGAAACCATAAAAATTTTAGAAGATATTTTTCAAAAATCTTAA
- a CDS encoding type II toxin-antitoxin system Phd/YefM family antitoxin — protein sequence MTKLDIEQVKSNFSQLLDLAIEGEEIIITQDDKPVAQISPIKRALKRGSAKGKVLMSPDFDEPLEYFQEYTE from the coding sequence ATGACAAAGTTAGATATAGAGCAAGTTAAATCTAATTTCTCACAACTGCTAGATTTAGCCATAGAAGGAGAAGAAATCATCATTACCCAAGATGATAAACCCGTTGCACAAATCTCACCTATTAAACGAGCCTTAAAACGGGGAAGTGCTAAAGGCAAAGTGTTGATGTCACCAGATTTTGATGAACCTCTCGAATATTTTCAAGAATACACAGAATGA
- the dcm gene encoding DNA (cytosine-5-)-methyltransferase, which produces MGGFRLSFEQVGYQCVYSCEINESCQKVYYNNFREVPNDDITKIIPSNLPAFDVLTAGFPCQPFSISGKKEGFKDTRGTLFFHICEIIEVKRPP; this is translated from the coding sequence ATTGGTGGCTTTAGACTTTCTTTTGAGCAAGTCGGATATCAATGTGTCTATTCTTGTGAAATCAACGAATCCTGTCAAAAAGTTTATTATAACAATTTTAGGGAAGTTCCTAATGATGATATTACAAAAATTATTCCTAGTAATCTTCCAGCTTTTGATGTTTTAACAGCAGGATTTCCTTGTCAACCTTTTAGTATATCTGGTAAAAAAGAAGGATTTAAGGACACTAGAGGAACCTTATTTTTTCATATTTGTGAAATTATAGAAGTTAAAAGACCACCTTGA
- a CDS encoding 4-Cys prefix domain-containing protein, translating into MRLEKFDGIYCLNPRCSNPQNSKSVRECQACGWLLNFVMLSKKQESRTYALTKFI; encoded by the coding sequence ATGAGATTAGAAAAATTTGATGGTATTTACTGTTTGAACCCCAGATGTTCAAATCCCCAAAATTCAAAAAGTGTGCGGGAATGTCAAGCTTGCGGATGGCTGCTAAATTTTGTTATGCTATCAAAAAAGCAAGAGTCTAGGACTTACGCATTGACAAAATTTATATAA
- a CDS encoding type II toxin-antitoxin system VapC family toxin — MSSVLVDSNVILDVLTEDPQWFEWSAQMIATYADQGELVINPIIYAEVSIGFNQIEELETYLPSDFFRQDPLPYEAAFLAGKSFLEYRRRGGQKRSPLPDFYIGAHAIVIKIPLLTRDTNRYRTYFPKLQLITP, encoded by the coding sequence ATGAGTAGCGTTTTAGTCGATAGCAATGTGATTCTCGACGTACTCACTGAAGATCCTCAATGGTTTGAGTGGTCTGCTCAAATGATAGCAACTTATGCCGACCAAGGAGAATTGGTTATAAATCCGATTATTTATGCTGAGGTTTCTATTGGATTTAATCAAATTGAAGAGCTAGAAACTTATCTTCCTTCTGACTTTTTTCGTCAAGATCCCTTGCCCTATGAAGCAGCTTTTCTTGCTGGAAAAAGTTTTCTAGAATACCGTCGTCGTGGTGGACAAAAACGCTCTCCTTTACCAGATTTCTATATTGGTGCCCATGCCATTGTTATAAAAATACCGTTGTTGACTAGAGATACCAATCGCTATCGTACCTATTTTCCAAAGCTCCAACTCATTACCCCCTAA
- a CDS encoding type II toxin-antitoxin system VapC family toxin, whose protein sequence is MNLLLDTHIFLWFVNDNPQLNERLKELIENEKNRIYLSVASFWEMSIKYNLGKLRLENSYEEFIEP, encoded by the coding sequence ATGAACTTATTATTAGATACTCATATATTTCTTTGGTTTGTCAACGATAATCCTCAATTAAATGAACGATTAAAAGAGTTGATTGAAAACGAAAAAAATAGGATTTATTTAAGTGTTGCTAGTTTTTGGGAAATGTCAATTAAATATAACTTAGGAAAACTGAGATTGGAAAATTCTTATGAGGAATTTATCGAACCATAA
- a CDS encoding DUF2839 domain-containing protein → MGESKRRKSALREKYGQDETILPWLPIKKSQADDFYKWTTKGAWIGIGLMVFLWVTVRFIGPTFGWWNVQ, encoded by the coding sequence ATGGGTGAATCAAAACGTCGCAAAAGTGCTTTAAGGGAAAAATACGGCCAAGATGAAACCATTTTACCTTGGCTACCCATTAAAAAAAGCCAAGCGGATGACTTCTACAAATGGACAACCAAAGGTGCTTGGATAGGTATTGGTTTGATGGTGTTTCTTTGGGTTACAGTTCGTTTTATTGGCCCTACTTTTGGTTGGTGGAATGTTCAATAA